The sequence gtttttgtatatGAAGTATACGAAATgtataatattgtattaaatataaaaaaaaaacaatttttgtcaaTAAGACCGCCTGCTAACGTTGTTTAATGAACTGTATATTGAAAAGGAAGAATATTTCACAGTCAAATTCACAACGCTACCTCTTCATTTCGCCTCCTTTTCCGCGCATATTTTGAATCAATGATGCTAACCAATTTAGTCTTTCGTTATACTCTTTTTCGTACTAACCTAAAGACTAAATCTTTCGCATTATCACttgccaaaaacaacaaaacttacCGTTTGCTGTGTATCATTCATGGCACCAGGTAATTTGATTTCCTCCAGCCACGTCTTTTCCACATCTTTGGCAGCAAACTCCTTGATGGCGTTCGAATCGGAGGCATAAATTTTGCCAACTATTTGTGAAGCCAATGAAAGCGCTATGAGGATGGCATACTAAAGaaagacaaaattaaaatacataaaaataaaaaaaaacataaaataacaataaccatAAAGGTGTCTAACAGAACAATTAATCAAATGTAAACAGTAGGCGAATATCTATGTACAAGCAATTAAGAGATAGTAGGCGTGTGTGTGGTGATGGAAAATAAAGCTACAATATtaaaatgtgtatatgtatatatgtagtaaatatgtatatagatatgttatagatatatatatatatgtatagaattTAGTTTTCATTCATTGTCGGCTGGTTACTTATACGCACCGTAGTCGTGAGACAAACATCCTCCTGGCAAATGCCGCAACAACCCAACATAGCCGCTATGAAATTAACAGCACCCACTACAAATAGATAGTAGATGTAGACTTTGGGTGCAGTGTTGAAGGACAGGGCTGCCAAAGCTATCAATGCGAGGCCGAAAAGCTGAGAAGAGAGGGTGTGGAGAcgcataaaaaattgcaaagaaaaaattaaattaaataaaaatatacatataaatattgtattcgCTTATTGCATACTAAATTCAATTGATTGTGCAAATTTGGGTGCATGCATGAGTTACTAATACATGTCGCAATTGGATATTTGTTTAATAAGTTggcgaaaatgaaattaaaaaacatgaatgtatatatatatgtatgtactattatatgtatacatatgtatatgtgtgcatatttgtacttatatatataaagcaacaaaaacaaatgcaattaTGGTCACAAGCGGTTTTTCCACAAACAACCATACAGCTAAAAAATTACTCATAAATTCTACACCATTTGCCGACAAGCTGGTTTAGGCTGCTGATTGTGGCGGGCGGGGCAACTTGACGACACAAATATTTCGAGTTTGAAAACAAGTAAATACTCGTGCATCGCGGCGTGCATATTTACTGTGCACCTAATGCGTACTTTTTAGAAGTGCAAAACTTGtattaagtaaatttattcaatcctatataaatatttcaaattattaagattaaaaaaaaaaaacaaaaaaaaaattagaaaaaaaataaaaaaaagtgtttgtttaagtaaaattcatcttttatgaaaatattttataccatTTCGTCTCGTTTAGCGAAATTTTGCAATCAATTGCAACTCTTTTACTGACACTTTAAACATATTTCaggttttttgcaatttcttttttcatgaaCAGGGTTGATATACTAATATAAAGAGTTGTAGGTATACTCGTACTAAGCGTTAATAATTTTGTGTGCACATCAATTAGaaggtaattttttaatttttaatccaaaaaaatgtaattcaataaaaatgcaatatatgaataattttttgtattaaaattaaaatatcccCTTGGTTATCATTTAATTAGACCAGCATGCTGCTAGATAGATAGTTAAGCACTGGGTTTCTCTTTGGTATGTCAACTATTCAAAGGATGTACTCATCCAAGAAAATAACTTAAAGTATATACAAGTAGTTATTTCCCATATATTCGTGCACTAATCCCACTCATCTTGGAAAAATCGTGCGAAACGAGACACAGAGTTCATACAAAGTAAATCTAAAAACCGTATGAATCGATCTAAAGAGGGCAAAGAAAAgtcgaagatatgttcattaTAATCGTGCGAAATGAGATAAGGACGGATtcaatttcaatataatttatttttgaaaattcattttatttttgaaaattacaattaaaatgaaaatattaaatcacAATATTCCTTtcaaacaataacaatataaaCGTAAAAAACAGTAGTTCCACTGGCTACACTTTCTCGAATAGAAGCTTCCATTTGCTTTACTGTCCTAACAGTCGCCTCATTCATTTCACATTCTTTTGCTATGGATGCTGAGTTTTGTGCGGATTTTAGTTTTTCCTCCAAAcagattatttttcttttcttgggcttttttgttgttgacatTTCAGGGCTCTAATAAAGTTCAAACACTATTAGTTacgaaataaatttgtaaaactaaaaaactgcCTTTTTTCAGCTGTTATTAGAATTTTATCAGAACAAATGAAGttttttcttctccttcttcttcacGCACTATGCCACTATCTTAATATTTGCGATGtagttttggaaaaaagtgAGCTTGGTAACTTTAAACGAGCTTTTAAAAGCGCAACGTTTATCAATATAATACCACTTATAAATGGCATaaatggcaatggcaaactatcaaaataagacaaaaaaaaatagtttgttgTCATTTAGAAACCATGTAAAAGCGAAATCGTGTAATTCGGGGGACTGGTGTATCTTAAGCTTAACGCCATCTAgcgtgtaaataaaaaatatatttttttcgtatatattaaattttttcgtatatattaaaataagccAAATGCGTACAAAATAGGGAtggctaacacggacaaatgcagaaaatgcataGAGGATGTTgcggaaactttagaacaccttcggTGCGTTTgttcggcattattaaaaacgcgactaagatgcctagaagccccactgtttgagggtctggaagacgtctcaaaagcggagctgccagccctacttagactcgcccaaagcgctgacatcctacatgatgtctactttaggtattcatagaggtcggtctccatctggtatcgctagggaccaaaaggtctatgcatggtttattgccaaccaggctaacctaacctaacctaaaataaGCCAAATGGGATATAAAAGCGATTCttgcaaaatatgcaaatttaattttattttaaaatcgtgACCCCAGTGCCATCTAGAGAATCATTGTGTCAcgattatttctcttttttttatttgcataaaatttaattataaataattgcattaaaaaattacttcatttcATGTTATTCTGAATATGAGCCAAATTGGGTCATacgcatataatttttttcccaacatCCTGACTTCACCAGCTtcattttttgctaaattgcTCATTACATGGACTCACTTGTTTCACTTAATTTGGTTATACAGATTTTGAATGTCAGCGAAATCGTACCATAAATTGGGGTTTGCCAAATATCTCGACCCACGCGCCACCTAtcgtgtttttcttatttctcaatttttttgtagCTAAGTTAATTTAAAATCAACTACGTTTATGAATGACACGACctagtaaaaattattttaaaattggcaatttttttttgctttgttttcgcTTTGCTCTACATCGATTGTAACTTATACAGACAATAACATTATTTTTACGATGTATCACCTTTTCCACCAAAGCCGGCGTTACCGCGCAATAACGCGTCGAATGTTGACCCCCAAATCGTTAATATTAATTGGTTTATCAACCTATACCAGTGACTTGATGTATCATACTTTAATAAGCAGTAGTTCACAACAGTCAAACCACATGACAAATGACGTATTGCAGTGGCATTATGTCACTGGCTTCTGGGATTTCTTCGCATGTTACGTGAATGCTCTGCATGTCACTCGGCTCTCAGTAAATTTGGCAGAATCAGGTGTTGGGCCAACCTAAGAATGATGGAATGCAAGATTGCGCCTTCCCAGGTACCATcttataatttcaataaatacggggaatgctgctaaaATAGCatccttggccggatacaaATCCGCGTCGTTCCGGTGAGGTAGAACCAACTGTCGCGTGAATGGGGCTGACCTAATTATGGAGTTTTgttaaactgttttttttttttttgattttcaaacaACTATTTTCTTTCATACTCTCTGACGGCAAAGTTATGCTTTGTTCTATTATTCTTGACACTCATCGTAAAAAACGGCAATGGCTCATCatcgttttgaaaattttagccAACCAATGAATTTTTCGGAGTGCATCAGCACTAATGACGAGTCGCTTGTAGATAGAATAGTGTCGCTCCgaaagtaaacattttatttattgcccGAGCTATTAAGGTAGAAATGAGCTTCAGCGTAGCACACAGGttggttatttttttgtgttttttttttttaccaaacatttattttggaaataattttccaCTGCGTGTTCGTACATTGCTCATGTTAGAGAGTTTTCCTTCTTCGTAATTCGCGCAGTAGCCGTCTAAGCGGTTAGTCCAAAATTAACTGAACAGTAATGTCAAAAACATGGGTTTACACGAACAACTAGTTTGATAAGCCCCATCGATGGCTCCGTCGAAACAACACCCTTTATGTTCGTGCCTACAATGTCGCACTGGAATGCCGatgcaaagaacaaaaaaaaaaaaaaccaacgatCCGATAAGTCGAAGCTATTTGAAGTTTAGCTTAGTACAATTTCAAACTTAAGCGGCATGTGATACGACGTGCGGTGTCGACAATGCTAACAAATTTAACATTGTCGATgtagtatacatatgtaggtatatggaTGCATGTAGATATGTAAAGGTATATTTTGTTTGTGCGCACATAAAAGCTTATACGTACGTATTAGGCATGCAGGCATTTCAACTGAAAAAGAGCAAACAAATTGACGCAGCTGCTTGTGAATCCAAATTAACATTTTAGCGGCCGATCGATGatatcatttcaaaaaaattacacgTTCTGTTCAAACAAAAAGAGGTGACTGGATTCATCAGCACGCCACACTGATgccaaagatttttttattacatacttaaatgttttttgcttctaatcttttttatgaatttatgcattttttgtcggattttcgatattttatttttaattttattatacaaaatggTATTAAAAAGCAACGCTGCtaaacatatattaaaattcgcctttttgttgttttttgtgtttttttttttggttagcaattatttcaataacaacaaaagtcaTACAGACCAAATTGCTGTGCCAATTAACAGTTGCTGTTTATGGCAGAGActacttttcttgtttcaattttcgaatttgtttttgttgtttgaatttaaaataagttttcttgttagattattgttttttttttcttgttgtctTAATTGTTAGTATATATTTACTGTAAAACTTACCGCCAGCAGGACGTTCATCAtgttcaaaacaaatttcattacACCGGATGTACAGCCCattttgaaagtttcactttatTGTAACTTATCTGCAgtcaaattaaaaagtttaataaaaaaatatgcattaacACAACGCATCAGCTGCACTTATTTGCTGTAActgtaaaataattatatgcaaTGGCACGCTACTCAATGGTAATACTTTCCGATTTGTATGCAAATAACGCACAATGGaaagtacaacaacaaaaactgaaaacagtAAACAAAATAGCACAATCATACATACAACACTGAAGGAGACTGTAGAAATTTTTGATATCACTGGTTTCActaataaataaacacacacaaaaaaataaaaatccaaagctGGATATTCAAATTTACAATTAACGCGTAAACCAGTCGCAGCACAACAACGCCCAACCGTCTAGATCGCCGAATATTTTCGAAATGCCAAGAAGATCGAACTTTTTAAACCTGAAATCGTTGTTGCGACtcagctgtgtgtgtgtgtgcgttggtGTTTGTGTTATTATACCCTACCGAGTTATCCATCAGTTTTGAACTGGTTTGCTTCTAGTGAGTTTGGGAGCAAAAGTACTACACAGCGCGTCAAAAGTAATTCAGAGAAGTCAAACGTAGTTCAGAGGCTATGAAAAGTCTTTAAAGTAGTTAATTATATTTCAGAAGCCATCAAAGGTACTTCAGTATAGTCCATTGCATTTCAGAAGCCATTAAAGACAATTCATAATAGTTAAGTGTATTTTAGAAgccatcaaaaatatttcagaatagtTAGTTGTATTTTAGAAACCGTCAAAAGTTATTTAGAATAGTCAAATATATTTCGGAAAGCGTTCAACGTGTTTTCGCATAGTCGATTGTATTTTAGAAtccatcaaaaatatttcagaatagtTGGTTGTATGTTAGAAACCGTCGAAAATACTTCAGTTTAGTCGATGGTATTTCAGgaagctttaaaaatatttcggaatAACCAAGTGTATTTCAAAAGGCATCTGAAGTTCTTAGAATAGTCAATTCAATTTCAGGAAATGCCATTCaggaaatatttccgaatattcACTTGTATTTCAGAAACCGTCGAAAACATTTCAgagtatttaattgaatttcagGCAACGTTTAACATATTTTGCGAATAATAAATTGTGTTTCAGAAGGCGTGTTATTCAGAATAGACAATTGTATTTCAGAAAccggcaaaaatattttataacggtcacatgtttttctaaaaaaaaatcaaaagtacGTCAGAAAAGTGAATCGCATTTCAGAAAGcgctaaatacatatatttccgAGTAGTCAATCGTATTTCAGAAACCGTCAAATGTAGTTTAgaatattcaaatatatttccGAATGCATTCAATGTAATTGCGAATAAACAATCGTATTTCAGAAACAGACAAAAGTACTTCAAACAGCCAAATATACGTTGGGGAGCGTTAAATATTACTTAGAGTAGTAATTTGTATTGCTCTAATTGTTAAGTATATTTGAAAAAGTGTGATATATACTTCTAAAGTTAAGAAATGCACTTTAAAGAACAAAAAGTGTTCCAAAGGGCATCGAATGTActtcattcaaaatttcaatgttgTGCAAAAGTTatagaaatttagaaaatttaagaaattatagGTCTGAACATTAAATCTCTTCGATATATGTAGGTTACGCTCTCTGAAATACACTTACCTCTTtctgaaatatatatgtatatgcaattaAGCACTCTGAAATtgatttaaagttttctaaattaaCGAATAGATAAATATGAGGTTTCCATACAAATGAGTATAGTTGACGCCTTCTGGAAGGCAAACTTGGTTTAAAGAGAATTTTATACTTTCTcaagttttatttataaagtagTGGTTCGCGTTTTTTAGTCTTCTATATAAGAATTCTTCTtttgaatgctgctgaagtaatTGACAATCTTCAGCTAGAAATATTATAGGTCGTTCAGATTGTGTAAACCTGATTGCCGTTAGAACGTAAAAACACTTTGTTCGATCGTATTGAGAGAGAAAAGCGCTCATTTGCATTTCTACTTTGAGCACTGCAAAATTCTGTAAACAGATGTCGCTACTCGCGACATGAGTAGCCAAGTGGTTCACAAGTGTTCAGGTAAACCAGTTCGAAATCAGGAATTTGTGTCGCTAGTTTAGATTTTCTTAGCAGGGTATAAgcgcgtgcatatgtatgtgtatcggTTTACTGCCTTACCGTCATGCTTGATCGCCCTCGCGTTGAATTGGTGTAATCGATCGTTCGCGTTTCAGcacgtaaaaatgaaaaaaaaattatatcgaaaCATGTTAATGTTGTGCTCAACAATGTTTAGCAACATTTTATTTCTCATGGTGTGGACAGCAGAAATATACAAAAAGCTCTGCGTATACAAAAGCGTTAAGTGAGAAAAGTTCTGGTACGAGTAGTATTTATGCGTCATTTGTTAGATTCCAAGATTTCAAATTATAATGGTTGAGTGTTTTTAAGTTCTTAGAATAAAGTTAGTTACTATTTTCTATGATTACATAAAGACAAGAAGCTGCAGCCCATTTCATTAGGTTTATTCATGAAAAATTCATCCAGTAACTTGCaagtaacttaatttccgagaattcgctctcaaagtgaaatatatcaaaaaaagtacatgaacgcaaaaccTGTCACAATTCCCAGGTTTTACGAACagctaattaaatatttatcacAAAAAGTACAAAgtttttcagttgagctgccttgtattgaattaaaaacaaaaataaagcaaataaaatacaaaagaacGAGCTTAGCaccacataattttattttctccacaataattttttccatttcttcttCTCTGTGAGGTGAAGGCAATTCTACACAATTGTATTGTTGATGGAATCAAATTTTTCCTCATAGTTTGCTTGCTTCCgtctatgcatgtatatatatatatatacagtcgaACCTCAATAAGTCGAACTTCGATATCTCGAATATTTGATATCTCGAATCAAATTGCTTGGCAATGGCGTTTAGAGTGAGAATTGTGTGTTATTTTTACTTGATAACTCGAACTTCTATTACTCGAATATCTTGATAACTCGAACAGAATATTTGGCGCCAGCTTTGATAAGTCGAATTTCCGCGGGAATCCCCTTATTacgtgttgcttattttttatcaaacagATGTCAGCAGTTAGGTCGCTGCACAGGTATTTTATTAGTAGTTCTTGCACGAAAATAAACTCTGTTGACATGTCATCAAaacgttgtttaaaaactttttctattgatgaaaaatttaaactaataaaggaaGTAGAAATGGGTGCGCGAAAAAAAGATTTAGCTGTAAAGTATGCTATTCCGACAAATACAGtgtcaactattttaaaaaataaacaaacggttATTACTGCAATCGAAAGTGGTGCTGCAAGTGGGAGTTCAAAGAGACTAAAAAAGCCAACATACGTAAATGTGGACAAAGCAGTTTTAGAATGGTTTAAATCGGCAAGATCACGGAATTTGCCTATATCCAGAGGATAACTtaaagaaaaagcattggaatttAGTCCAAAATTAGAACAACCGAATTTCAAGGCAAGCACTGGTTGGCTCGATAATTGGAAACgaaggtacatatgtacattcataaaataaatgtgcaagctggcacctaaagttattttttttctaagatctGGTATATGTCATAAAAAGGCGTGTGGTGAGAGTAATGATGTAAGTGAAGAAGACTGTATGAAATGGCAACGTGATGTTTTACCTCATTTATTAGAAGGTTATCAAGCACGTGACGTATTCAATGCAGACGAGACGTGCTTATTCTTTAAATGTCTTCCAGATAACaccttaacttttaaaaacccgaAATGAGAGTTACGATAATGATTGCCGCAAACATGGATggatcagaaaaattgaaattactctTGATAGGTAAAAGTAATCAACCCCGCTGGTTTAGAGGTGTTAAATGGTTACCTCTCGACTATAAAGCAAATTCAAAGGCGTGGATGACGGGAGCCGTTTTTGAAGAATGGCTTCTTAACTTAGACAAACAATTTGGAAAAGCCGGAAGAAATATTCTACTTTTTATTGACAACTGCCCAGCTTATCCTAAAGACATCCAACAGAGATTAAAGTttatcaaacttgcatttttccCCCCGAATATGACATCAAAATTACAACCACTCGATCAAGGtggcatacaaaatttaaaatgtcattatcgtcgcagaattttaaaaaatactataaaatgctttgaagtaaacaaaaaccttaacattacattaatggACTGTGTTGATGAAATAACTAATGCATGGAATATCGATGTTAAGCCTGAAATCATCTCTAATTGCTTTAGAAAAGCCGGCTTCGGTCAATATTCTGAATGGGAGAAAGAAGATGGCATTCCTTTGGTTTTCATAAGcgaaagcataaaaaaaaaggaGTGAGGAAGAAATTCAACTGCAGAATGAATATGAAGCTTGGCAAAATATCAAAGGTACATAAGGTGTCacctttaatgattttatgcATGTGGATGACGATATTGTTACTTCAGAGTTTCCCACAGATGAAGATATTGTGGAGCTATTGGGATCTCAATCCGAATTTGAGCATGATAGCGAAAGTGATATAGAAGATGATTTGCAAGATGATATGCTGCAACCAGTTTCAAACGAGCTAGTTGCAAAT is a genomic window of Anastrepha ludens isolate Willacy chromosome 6, idAnaLude1.1, whole genome shotgun sequence containing:
- the LOC128866770 gene encoding 23 kDa integral membrane protein — translated: MGCTSGVMKFVLNMMNVLLALFGLALIALAALSFNTAPKVYIYYLFVVGAVNFIAAMLGCCGICQEDVCLTTTYAILIALSLASQIVGKIYASDSNAIKEFAAKDVEKTWLEEIKLPGAMNDTQQTYHCCGKIGPDDYFSIGRRAYPASCYPKMVYNQTALWTTGCIKAAEYEFTSIFTYSSSGEWGNLIVTAVMLLFAIYLVIRFRSKQRRYDY